One stretch of Arachis hypogaea cultivar Tifrunner chromosome 20, arahy.Tifrunner.gnm2.J5K5, whole genome shotgun sequence DNA includes these proteins:
- the LOC112785339 gene encoding pathogenesis-related protein PRB1-3-like, protein MKRLLKISMIVISLVSIIPLCSPSQSFPEDYLEGHNVARAKVGVKPLKWDKELESHAHKFVNEHIANCKGIMSMSHSSNSMYGQNSGYNPYHASAASAVKAWVAQERNYDPISNKCIDGNPASCHCYVQVVWGASTYLGCARGDCHNNEGTLVTCYYDPSANFPAQRPYSIMH, encoded by the coding sequence ATGAAAAGGTTGTTGAAGATTTCGATGATAGTAATAAGTTTAGTAAGCATTATTCCTTTGTGCTCACCGAGTCAAAGTTTTCCAGAGGACTATCTTGAAGGTCATAATGTTGCACGTGCTAAAGTTGGAGTTAAGCCATTGAAGTGGGACAAAGAACTAGAATCACATGCTCATAAGTTTGTGAATGAACATATTGCAAATTGTAAAGGAATAATGTCTATGTCTCATTCTTCTAATAGTATGTACGGCCAAAACTCTGGATATAATCCGTATCATGCTTCAGCAGCATCTGCAGTGAAGGCATGGGTAGCACAGGAACGAAACTATGACCCCATATCTAACAAATGCATTGATGGTAACCCTGCCAGTTGTCATTGCTACGTTCAAGTTGTTTGGGGTGCATCAACTTATTTAGGTTGCGCAAGAGGTGACTGCCACAATAATGAAGGCACCCTTGTTACTTGTTATTATGATCCTAGCGCCAACTTTCCAGCTCAACGCCCCTACTCAATAATGCATTAA